In Populus nigra chromosome 10, ddPopNigr1.1, whole genome shotgun sequence, the following proteins share a genomic window:
- the LOC133705399 gene encoding serine/threonine-protein kinase CTR1-like, which yields MDSWCGGEATIKSRAKQTEESYQLQLALALRLSSQAASANDPYFLDFSSSDNTKRGLPPYSPESLSHRFWVNGSLSYFDRIPDGFYVIHGLDPYTWSISADSRVPSFESLKAVNDLSIGVVLIDRFRDPGLKEVHNRVIGLSSSLSTTEDVVKHLAIVVCNLMGGVVLNEDDNAFAECWKECTEVMKRRFRSVVLPIGSLSIGLCVHRALLFKVLADSINLPCRIVKGCKYCRRDVVSSCLVQVGNDREYFVDLLRNPGALSQPDSSLNCSSSILVSSPLSHPRFKSNQTTEDFRTLAKLYFLDSQPLNLVFDNSSSGTTIDEDDKFISRLGKDKKNLLPTSSNNRDTSLSSSVLPVRQKYTDPVISNPKRVATNNLLLMELNQSIPSKSNNQLHLEEEDLDVPWSELLLKNKIGSGSFGTVYHADWRGSDVAVKILEEQEFHAERFEEFLSEVAIMKRLRHPNIVLFMGAVTQPPNLSIVMEYLSRGSLHKLLHMNDAALILDERRRLNMAYDVAKGMNYLHQFRPPIVHRDLKSLNLLVDSTYTVKICDFGLSRSKAKTYISSTNAAGRPEWMAPEVLRNERSNEKSDVYSFGVILWELMTLQQPWRNLKQAQIIEAVGFMGQRLEIPSSVNPSVAALIDVCLDNEPSKRPPFSYIMETLQELINNSISHPVAAQVR from the exons ATGGATAGTTGGTGTGGAGGAGAGGCAACAATTAAGAGCCGGGCTAAACAAACTGAAGAGAGTTATCAGTTACAGCTTGCTCTTGCTTTGAGGTTATCTTCACAGGCTGCTTCAGCTAATGATCCCTATTTCTTGGATTTCAGTTCTAGTGACAATACTAAAAGAGGACTTCCTCCTTATTCTCCCGAGTCTCTTTCTCATCGATtctgg GTGAATGGAAGTTTGTCATACTTTGATAGAATTCCAGATGGGTTTTATGTGATACATGGATTGGATCCTTATACATGGAGCATAAGTGCCGATAGTCGTGTCCCATCTTTTGAATCATTAAAGGCTGTTAATGATTTGTCAATAGGAGTGGTTTTGATTGATAGATTCAGGGATCCTGGTTTGAAGGAGGTACATAATAGAGTTATTGGTCTTTCGAGCAGCTTGAGTACAACTGAAGATGTGGTTAAACACCTTGCGATTGTTGTTTGTAATCTTATGGG GGGTGTAGTCCTCAATGAAGATGATAATGCCTTTGCCGAATGCTGGAAGGAATGTACTGAAGTGATGAAAAGGCGCTTCCGTTCTGTTGTGCTTCCAATTGGAAGCTTATCCATTGGCCTTTGTGTTCATCGTGCATTGCTGTTTAAA gtATTAGCAGACTCGATTAACTTGCCTTGCAGAATTGTTAAAGGATGTAAATACTGCAGAAGAGATGTCGTTTCATCCTGTCTGGTACAAGTTGGTAATGACAG GGAATACTTTGTTGATTTGCTTAGAAATCCAGGAGCCCTAAGCCAGCCTGATTCCTCGCTCAATTGTTCATCTTCAATCTTAGTTTCTTCTCCATTGTCTCATCCAAGGTTTAAATCTAACCAAACAACCGAGGACTTCAGGACATTGGCCAAACTCTACTTCCTTGACAGCCAGCCACTTAATCTTGTATTTGATAATTCTTCTTCAG GCACTACTATTGATGAAGATGACAAATTTATTTCAAGGCTCGGTAAAGACAAGAAGAACCTTCTACCCACTTCAAGCAACAACCGTGACACTTCTCTGTCAAGTTCTGTCTTACCAGTTAGGCAAAAATATACAGATCCTGTCATCTCTAATCCCAAGCGTGTTGCTACaaataatttgttgttaatGGAATTAAACCAGTCAATACCAAGTAAATCAAACAATCAACTTCATCttgaagaggaagatttggaTGTACCCTGGAGTGAACTtcttttgaagaataaaattggatCAG GCTCTTTTGGAACTGTTTATCATGCTGACTGGCGTGGTTCG GACGTTGCGGTCAAAATTCTTGAGGAGCAAGAATTTCATGCAGAGCGCTTTGAGGAATTTTTGAGTGAG GTTGCTATCATGAAACGTTTGCGACATCCAAATATCGTTCTTTTTATGGGTGCTGTTACCCAGCCCCCAAACTTGTCCATAGTTATGGAGTATTTATCAAG AGGCAGCTTGCACAAACTTTTACATATGAATGATGCTGCATTGATACTGGATGAGAGGCGCCGCTTAAATATGGCATATGATGTG GCTAAGGGAATGAACTATCTTCATCAGTTTAGACCTCCCATTGTTCATCGAGATTTGAAATCTCTAAATCTCTTGGTGGACAGTACATATACGGTAAAG ATTTGTGATTTTGGTCTCTCACGATCAAAAGCAAAGACATATATTTCATCAACAAATGCTGCAGGGAGA CCTGAGTGGATGGCCCCAGAAGTACTCCGTAATGAGCGATCAAATGAGAAATCAGATGTTTACAGCTTTGGTGTAATCTTGTGGGAACTTATGACACTGCAACAGCCCTGGAGAAACTTAAAACAAGCACAG ATCATTGAAGCTGTTGGTTTTATGGGCCAAAGGCTTGAGATTCCAAGCAGTGTAAATCCTTCAGTGGCTGCCTTGATTGATGTCTGCTTGGATAA TGAGCCCTCTAAACGTCCCCCATTCTCCTATATCATGGAAACTTTACAGGAACTGATAAATAACTCTATCTCCCATCCAGTTGCCGCTCAAGTTCGATGA
- the LOC133704855 gene encoding trihelix transcription factor PTL-like, producing the protein MSEHHQQYGMPDLRQLVAGRSHFQGTQQGGEPFFVQSRNLAAPQTHHFESIMVGHEAMLSSGLVKLGGHHDRYCTNATNINTTNSATIGTSSSAGVGTLYGVEMESATTAGWIGNDGGNNSRWPRQETLTLLEIRSRLDSRFKEANQKGPLWDEVSRIMAEEHGYHRSGKKCREKFENLYKYYKKTKEGKAGRQDGKHYRFFRQLEALYGEPSNQASASETHFVNNTLLYQAPMSNTINQESQETFQENKHSESLSFSNTSEFETSSSENNDDDLSAIAYNMMNRSTEKQKGINESQSLARPKKSWKLKVKDFVDSQMRKLMEKQDAWMEKMLKTIEDREHERMCREEEWTKQELARFDQEHEFWAKERAWIEARDAALMEALKKHTEKGLELSSSVEQIAVATQRHNKNPDSAGAKKIQKDKFNNITWTEPEILSFIQLRTSMDSRFQENGYSNEGLWEEIAAEMASLGYDRSVDECKEKWESMNIYFNMTTESNKKRKEDLRTSNYFQQLESYNGMNSSPSNSYVGSQVNDNSCFQVQINEGDQHLWNTNKFDLKLSKEKNQQQLWHSK; encoded by the exons ATGAGTGAACACCACCAGCAGTACGGAATGCCAGATCTCCGGCAACTGGTGGCCGGAAGAAGTCATTTTCAAGGAACCCAGCAAGGGGGTGAGCCATTCTTTGTTCAAAGTAGGAATCTCGCAGCACCACAAACACATCACTTTGAGTCCATTATGGTTGGCCATGAAGCAATGTTGTCAAGTGGTTTAGTCAAGCTTGGTGGGCATCATGATCGTTACTGCACCAATGCCACTAATATTAATACTACAAATAGTGCTACAATTGGCACTAGTAGTTCAGCTGGTGTTGGTACCCTAtatggagtagaaatggaaagTGCTACTACTGCTGGGTGGATTggaaatgatggaggaaataaTAGTAGATGGCCAAGACAAGAGACTCTTACTCTTCTTGAGATCAGATCTAGGCTTGATTCCCGGTTCAAGGAGGCTAATCAAAAGGGTCCATTATGGGATGAGGTTTCAAG GATCATGGCTGAGGAGCACGGGTACCATAGAAGTGGCAAGAAATGTAGAGAGAAGTTTGAGAACTTGTACAAGTACTACAAGAAAACCAAGGAAGGGAAAGCTGGGAGACAAGATGGCAAGCATTATAGGTTCTTTAGGCAGCTTGAAGCCCTTTATGGAGAGCCAAGCAATCAAGCTTCAGCCTCGGAAACCCATTTTGTTAACAACACACTTCTTTACCAAGCTCCAATGAGCAACACAATCAACCAAGAAAGTCAAGAAACATTTCAAGAAAACAAGCACAGTGAGAGTCTGAGTTTCTCCAACACATCTGAGTTTGAGACTTCTTCATCAGAAAACAATGATGATGACCTTTCAGCTATTGCTTACAACATGATGAACCGATCAACGGAAAAACAGAAAGGGATAAATGAGAGCCAAAGTCTTGCAAGGCCTAAAAAGAGTTGGAAACTAAAGGTTAAGGACTTTGTGGACTCACAAATGAGGAAGTTGATGGAGAAACAAGATGCCTGGATGGAGAAAATGTTGAAGACCATTGAAGATAGAGAGCATGAAAGAATGTGTAGAGAGGAAGAGTGGACAAAACAAGAGTTGGCTCGGTTCGATCAGGAACATGAGTTTTGGGCTAAAGAGAGAGCATGGATTGAAGCTAGAGATGCTGCATTAATGGAAGCCTTGAAGAAACATACGGAGAAAGGACTAGAACTGTCATCATCAGTTGAGCAAATCGCAGTAGCCACTCAAAGGCACAACAAAAACCCGGACAGCGCTGGTGCTAAGAAGATTCAGAAAGACAAGTTCAATAACATTACATGGACTGAGCCCGAGATCCTGAGCTTCATACAGCTCAGAACCTCCATGGACTCAAGATTCCAAGAGAATGGGTATTCGAATGAAGGCCTTTGGGAGGAGATAGCAGCAGAAATGGCTAGTTTAGGCTATGATAGGAGTGTGGATGAGTGCAAGGAGAAATGGGAGAGCATGAATATCTACTTTAACATGACAACAGAGTCTAACAAGAAGCGTAAAGAGGATTTAAGGACCAGCAATTATTTTCAGCAACTTGAATCCTATAATGGCATGAATTCATCACCTTCTAACTCTTATGTGGGTAGTCAAGTGAACGATAACAGCTGCTTTCAGGTTCAAATAAATGAAGGAGATCAGCATTTGTGGAATACTAATAAGTTTGACTTGAAGCTCAGCAAGGAGAAGAACCAGCAGCAACTTTGGCACagcaagtaa
- the LOC133705976 gene encoding cytochrome P450 77A3-like, with protein sequence MSLLSFSSATLDPYYHLFFTILALFISGLIFLLSRKPKSKRSHLPPGPPGWPIVGNLFQVAQSGKPFFEYVDDIRLKYGSIFTLKMGTRTMIIISDAKLAHEALIERGACFASRPKENPTRTIFSCNKFSVNAAVYGSVWRSLRRNMVQNMLSSSRIKEFCNVRDSAMDTLINRLRTEAEANSGDVWVIKNVRFAVFCILLAMCFGIEMDDETIEKMDQVMKSVLIVLDPRIDDFLPILSPFFSKQRKRASEVRKAQVNFMVSFIEKRRNAIRNPGSDKSAMSFSYLDTLFDLTFEGRKSTPSNEELVTLCSEFLNGGTDTTATAVEWGIAQLIVNPEVQTKLYNEIKSTVGDRKVDEKDVEKMEYLHAVVKELLRKHPPTYFVLSHAVTEPTKLAGYDIPLDASVEFFSYGIGEDPKVWNNPEKFNPDRFISDGEDADITGVTGVKMMPFGVGRRICPGLGLATVHLHLMIARMVQEFEWTAYPPNSKLDFSGKLEFTVSMKNSLRAMIKPRV encoded by the coding sequence ATGTCTCTTCTCAGTTTTAGTTCTGCAACTCTCGATCCTTACTATCATCTTTTCTTTACCATTCTTGCCCTGTTCATTTCAGGCCtcattttcttgctttctcGAAAACCCAAATCCAAACGCTCACACCTCCCTCCAGGTCCACCCGGTTGGCCTATTGTTGGAAATCTTTTCCAAGTTGCTCAATCAGGCAAGCCTTTCTTTgaatatgttgatgatatacgTTTGAAATATGGTTCAATTTTCACTCTTAAAATGGGAACAAGAACAATGATCATCATCAGCGATGCGAAGTTAGCCCATGAAGCGCTTATTGAAAGGGGTGCTTGCTTTGCATCTAGGCCTAAAGAAAACCCAACAAGAACCATCTTTAGCTGCAATAAGTTCAGTGTCAATGCGGCAGTTTATGGTTCGGTGTGGCGGTCGCTGAGGCGAAACATGGTGCAAAACATGCTTAGTTCAAGTAGGATCAAGGAGTTTTGTAACGTAAGAGATAGTGCAATGGATACACTTATCAATCGGCTTAGAACCGAAGCTGAGGCTAATAGTGGAGATGTTTGGGTGATTAAAAATGTCCGGTTTGCAGTGTTTTGCATACTTCTAGCCATGTGTTTTGGTATTGAAATGGATGACGAGACCATCGAGAAAATGGATCAGGTCATGAAGTCAGTCTTGATCGTTCTTGATCCAAGAATTGATGACTTCCTTCCTATTTTAAGTCCGTTTTTCTCCAAGCAAAGAAAGAGGGCATCTGAAGTAAGGAAAGCGCAAGTAAATTTCATGGTTTCCTTCATCGAAAAGCGAAGGAATGCTATCCGAAACCCTGGATCAGACAAATCGGCGATGTCATTTTCATACCTGGATACCCTTTTTGACCTAACATTCGAAGGAAGGAAATCAACTCCAAGTAATGAAGAGCTTGTCACTCTTTGCTCGGAGTTCCTCAACGGTGGGACTGACACTACAGCGACCGCTGTCGAATGGGGCATTGCACAGCTAATTGTCAATCCCGAGGTTCAGACTAAGCTCTACAATGAGATAAAATCAACTGTCGGTGATCGAAAAGTGGACGAGAAAGATGTAGAGAAAATGGAGTATTTGCATGCAGTAGTAAAAGAATTGCTACGCAAACACCCTCCTACCTATTTTGTTCTAAGCCATGCAGTTACCGAGCCGACGAAATTGGCAGGGTATGATATACCACTTGATGCAAGTGTTGAATTTTTCTCTTATGGAATAGGAGAGGACCCAAAAGTATGGAACAATCCTGAAAAATTCAACCCGGATCGATTCATTTCCGACGGAGAGGATGCCGATATTACAGGGGTTACGGGGGTGAAAATGATGCCTTTTGGTGTGGGGAGGAGGATATGCCCTGGTTTAGGGCTGGCCACTGTACACCTTCACCTGATGATTGCAAGAATGGTTCAAGAATTTGAATGGACTGCCTATCCACCTAATAGCAAGTTGGATTTCTCTGGGAAGTTGGAGTTTACTGTGTCTATGAAGAATAGCCTTAGAGCTATGATCAAGCCTAGAGTTTAA